In Pecten maximus chromosome 10, xPecMax1.1, whole genome shotgun sequence, one genomic interval encodes:
- the LOC117336672 gene encoding uncharacterized protein LOC117336672, translating into MSIMDEKISLKTAVLRLPPCKVCEGKASGIHYGINTCEACKGFFRRYLSRKEPYKCAKEGKCVITDSPRGNCSACRMEKCLQLGMSKEAVRQGRYTLTERTKAIIEVQKLQQKVEDCPIPQETPKDNSRTPSEHSPDSGIMSQTSPADSDNLENSVISDTPVDSPFTVHIREDRDMMEFSSNSQSELTKECGSSQAGTDYENIKSILDELIPRLTKCAEDLSPVSSKLTDEEIHSLHMTALNKFRMKQEMFGPMEPVSIEEYNHLYEATGLDVDGRQSRLQRCRSFFEGTIKHYVQFSRVIPEFPDLPVPDQSSLLKAARFEFFMLLEYRAVDPDLQMVLTIGGDVYHINEASIYFPKEIMLSWFEFSRVIRRLNLSDKERALVLAISLVFRDRCKLEDPERVERIQLTLISYLRYVLKERYGRQEVHMFSKVMNMFLSFRVLTESYMKQYQELCKDKFLPKQFPEMLEFLFEDDMSIMDEKISFKTAVLQLPPCRVCEGKASGIHYGINTCEPCKGFFRRYLTRKKPYKCDKKGKCIITDKPRGNCSACRMEKCIKLGMSKEAVRQGRYTLTQRTNTIIEVQKIQQKVEDSPVPKESPKDNNPSPQEQSPDSGIMSQASPYDLDSMEPSVLSDTIITIDILEDLDLEEFSSNSQSEVTKDSGCSQTGTDSENIKSVLDELIPRLTKCAEELSPVLSKLTDEEIHSLHMTGLNKFRMKQEMFGRMEPVSTEEYNNLYEATGLDVDGRQIRIQKRRNNFERIIKHYVQFSRAIPEFHDLPVADRSSLLKAARFEFFMLLNYRAIDPDLQMVITIGGDVYHVNEAIVYFPKEVKLSWLEFSRVIRRLDLSDKERSLVLAISLVFRDRCKLEDPERVERIQMTLISYLRYVLKERYGQQEVHMFSKVMNMFSSFRILTENFMKQFNELCKDKFLPKKFPEMLEFLFEDY; encoded by the exons ATGTCAATCATGGATGAGAAGATATCGCTAAAGACAGCTGTGTTACGACTGCCCCCCTGTAAAGTGTGTGAAGGGAAGGCATCAGGGATCCATTATGGCATCAACACTTGTGAGGCATGCAAG GGCTTTTTCCGGAGATATCTTTCCCGGAAGGAACCATATAAATGTGCCAAAGAAGGAAAATGTGTTATTACAGACAGCCCACGTGGGAACTGTTCAGCTTGTCGCATGGAGAAGTGTTTACAGCTAGGCATGTCCAAGGAAG CTGTTCGTCAGGGTCGTTACACATTGACTGAACGGACAAAGGCCATCATTGAAGTCCAGAAACTCCAACAGAAGGTGGAGGACTGTCCTATTCCCCAAGAAACACCAAAAGACAATAGCCGAACTCCATCAGAGCATAGCCCAGACTCTGGCATCATGTCACAAACTAGTCCTGCTGATTCGGACAATTTGGAGAATTCTGTGATATCTGATACTCCAGTTGATTCACCGTTTACAGTTCATATCCGTGAAGATCGTGACATGATGGAGTTTTCTTCCAACTCCCAATCAGAGTTGACGAAAGAATGTGGAAGTTCACAGGCAGGTACAGACTATGAAAACATAAAATCTATTCTGGATGAATTAATTCCTAGGCTTACAAAATGTGCTGAGGATTTATCACCGGTGTCGTCTAAATTAACTGATGAGGAAATTCACTCCTTACATATGACTGCTTTG AATAAGTTCCGTATGAAGCAAGAAATGTTTGGCCCTATGGAGCCAGTCTCTATAGAAGAGTACAATCATCTCTATGAAGCTACAGGTCTCGATGTAGACGGAAGGCAAAGTCGTCTTCAAAGATGTCGCAGTTTCTTTGAGGgaacaataaaacattatgtCCAGTTCTCACGGGTCATTCCAGAATTCCCAGACCTACCAGTGCCTGATCAGTCATCACTTCTCAAAG ctGCACGGTTTGAGTTTTTCATGTTACTGGAGTACCGGGCGGTTGATCCTGATCTCCAAATGGTACTGACAATTGGTGGAGATGTTTACCACATCAACGAAGCCAGCATTTACTTCCCCAAGGAAATCATGCTGTCCTGGTTTGAATTCTCACGTGTTATTCGGCGCCTCAATCTCAGTGATAAAGAAAGAGCGCTGGTACTTGCTATTTCTCTGGTTTTTAGAG ATCGTTGTAAATTAGAAGATCCAGAAAGAGTGGAAAGAATACAGCTGACCCTGATATCATATCTACGCTACGTGCTGAAGGAGCGATACGGCCGACAAGAAGTACATATGTTTTCCAAAGTTATGAACATGTTTTTGTCATTCCGGGTACTAACTGAGAGTTACATGAAACAGTACCAAGAACTTTGTAAGGATAAATTCCTTCCTAAGCAGTTTCCAGAAATGCTAGAATTCTTGTTTGAGGATGAT ATGTCAATCATGGATGAGAAGATATCATTTAAGACAGCCGTGTTACAACTTCCCCCCTGTAGAGTGTGTGAAGGGAAGGCATCAGGGATCCATTATGGCATCAACACTTGTGAGCCATGCAAg GGCTTTTTCCGGAGATATCTTACCCGGAAGAAACCATATAAATGTGACAAGAAAGGGAAATGTATCATTACAGACAAGCCACGTGGGAACTGTTCAGCTTGTCGCATGGAGAAGTGTATAAAGCTAGGCATGTCCAAGGAAG CCGTTCGTCAGGGCCGTTACACATTGACTCAGCGGACAAACACAATCATTGAAGTACAGAAGATTCAACAAAAAGTGGAGGACAGCCCAGTACCCAAAGAATCACCAAAGGACAACAACCCAAGTCCACAGGAGCAAAGTCCAGACTCTGGCATCATGTCACAAGCTAGTCCCTATGATTTAGACAGTATGGAACCTTCTGTACTATCGGATACAATTATCACAATAGATATCCTAGAAGATCTTGACTTGGAGGAGTTTTCTTCCAACTCTCAGTCAGAAGTAACCAAAGACAGTGGTTGTTCACAGACTGGTACAGACAGTGAAAACATTAAATCTGTTCTGGATGAATTAATTCCCAGGCTTACAAAATGTGCTGAGGAATTATCGCCTGTTTTGTCTAAATTAACCGACGAGGAAATTCACTCCTTACATATGACTGGTTTG AATAAGTTCCGTATGAAACAAGAAATGTTTGGTCGTATGGAACCAGTCTCCACAGAAGAGTACAATAATCTCTATGAAGCTACAGGTCTCGATGTAGATGGAAGACAAATTCGTATTCAGAAACGTCGCAACAACTTTGAGAGAATAATAAAGCATTATGTCCAGTTCTCACGGGCCATTCCAGAATTCCATGACCTACCTGTAGCTGATCGGTCATCGCTTCTCAAAG CTGCACGGTTTGAGTTTTTCATGTTACTGAATTACCGGGCGATTGATCCTGATCTCCAAATGGTAATCACAATTGGTGGAGATGTTTATCACGTCAACGAAGCCATCGTTTACTTCCCCAAGGAAGTCAAGCTGTCCTGGCTTGAGTTCTCACGTGTTATTCGGCGCCTCGATCTCAGTGATAAAGAAAGATCATTGGTACTCGCTATCTCTCTGGTTTTTAGAG